The window CCAGGCCCATGACGATCCCCGCGCGGCCCATGCCGACATCGGACACCAAGTGCTGGAAGCCTTCGCGCCACGACGCTGAAGCGCCGGATACGCCCTGGTCGCTGTCGATGACGGTGACCTGGTCGTCGCGCCATCCAAGCCCGATCGCGCGACCACGAAGATCGTATTGACGCTTGGTGCTTTCGACGTTCTCCATGACCTGTCGCATCGATGACTGTCGGATGTAGAGGTAGGCGCTCCGCTCGAGATGATGCGATTGGACCTTGAGCTTTTCGTTCATGCTGTTCTCCGTTCAGGGGCCGCCATCACGATGGCGGCGAGCAAGTGGATGATTGTGCGTCGCTCGGACGTTTCGTCTGCGATCGGCAGCCTGGCGACAGGCGGCAAAGCCGCGGGTGGGGACCAGCCCGGCGTACGCAAGATCGCGCTAACCCAGGCCCACATGCCGCGATGCAGAAGGATGGTAAGACCGCTGCGTGCCTCCAGAGGGAGCGCGGCGCCAAGCGCGGCGGCGCGCAGTATTTCGTATCGCTCCGCGGCGCGGGACTGCATCGCACAATGCAATTGCGCACCACCACTGATGGTTACGCCGTTTTTTTTACGCCGAGCGCACGCTCGATTGTTCTGGGGTGGACATCGAGGCCGAACTCTGTCCAGAGCCGGTTCGTCAGTTCGCGTGCCCGAATGGGCTCGCCTGGAACCACTTGGGCCCTGAGGAAGGCCAGCACTTCGCTCTGGATCTTGTGCGGGCCGTGCGGGCCGCGCTTCCTCGGTACTAGGCCCGCCAGACCCGCGTCCTCGAAGTCCGCTTTGGCCTGGTAGAAGGTCGGGCGGGAGACGCCATATTCGTCGGACACCTCCGTTACCGACATTTTGTCGACGGATACGCGCCGCAGCATCTCGTACTTCACCTGCACGATGTCGCGCGGATCGAAGAAGCCGTCCTCCCGGAACTTCTGATCGCCGATTTTTTCCGGGGCTGGATTGAGCGTGCCATCCTCGGCCAAAGCGCTGGCTTTCGATTGCCTGCGTTTGACGCTGTCCGACACCTGCGCCGCCCCCCGATGTCGACTCAATTGACGTAATTATAAATATGCCGCGTATGATTAAACTGTCAAGCGTGTATCTGCCGACCAATCGCATATAATCTCTGCTAATACGGCACATTCAGCGAAGCCCCCATGGGTTTTGCGGCGTTATTTTCCTTACAACATCGGCAAAATTTCCTTTACAATCTTGCGGCGTTGCGCATCTCCCTTGCGATATGAGGCGCTCTACGAGACCGCTGAGTTCCAGTAGGTCGGTGAGGCTGCACAGTGCGCGCCCGTTTCCCGCGACAACCTCAAGGCTGGG of the Mesorhizobium shangrilense genome contains:
- a CDS encoding helix-turn-helix domain-containing protein, giving the protein MSDSVKRRQSKASALAEDGTLNPAPEKIGDQKFREDGFFDPRDIVQVKYEMLRRVSVDKMSVTEVSDEYGVSRPTFYQAKADFEDAGLAGLVPRKRGPHGPHKIQSEVLAFLRAQVVPGEPIRARELTNRLWTEFGLDVHPRTIERALGVKKTA